Genomic segment of Myxococcus stipitatus:
CACCCGAGCCTCCACGGTGACCACGCCCGCCCGGCTGCACGAATCCCCGTTGGGGAACAGCCAGTTGAGGTACGCGAAGGACGGCGCGGCGCCGATCGGCGTGAGGTCGATGTCCACCGTCACGTCGCCACCGACGCGGAACGTGCCGCTCACCTCGTACAGCTCCCGGCCCGCATAGCTGACGGCCACCAGGTTGAAGCTGTAGGTGCCCGGCTCGAAGTCGTGCAGCACGATGCCGTCGAAGCCGTTCGCCTGGCACGGGTAGCGGCCGTCATTGGCCAGCCGCTCGCCGGGAATCGTGATGTTCACGCCCTTGATGTCGCGGTCCTCGTCGCAGCGCAGACCAGCGAACGTCCAGCGGAACGTCACATCGCCCGGGTCGTCGTAATAGGGGTCGTTGTCGTGGACGATACAACCGGTGGAGACCGCCGCCAGGCAGAGGAATGCAACCAGCAGTCTGGAGTTCATGGGGGCAACCTGTCTTGGGGTGATGAGGTGTTCGGCCCGTTTCAATCACCTCGGACGACCCCTTGCGGGAATTATTCATCCCTGCGGCCAGGTAACCACAAGCAGCCGGCCGAGCCCCGTTTGTTTGACCCAGTTGTAGCGGAGTGTTACGCGCTCCACCTCATGACGCCCCACCTGCCCCTGGCGCTCGGCGCCATGAACTACGTGGAGATCATCCGCGACGCTTCCTTCATCGAGCTGGCCGTCCTGCTGCTCCTGATGGGAGTCTCCGTGGCTTCCTGGGCCCTCATCGCGATGAAGGCCTCCCAGCTCGCCAAGGCACGCGCACAGTCTCTCACCTTCCTCGACACCTTCTGGAAGGCGTCCCGCCTGGAGGCCATCTACCAGACGGCCCAGAAGCTCGACGCCTCGCCCCTGTCCAAGGTCTTCTGCGCCGGCTACGAGGAGCTGACCAAGCTGGCCCAGGCCAAGGAAGGCGGCGCCGAGGGCGCCATGGCCGAGCGGCTGGGCGGAATCGAGAACGTGGAGCGCGCGCTCAACCGCGCCTCGACGTCGCAAATCACGGAGCTGGAGGCGCGCGTGTCGTTCCTCGGCACGGTGGGCGCGGCGTCCCCCTTCGTGGGCCTGTTCGGCACCGTCATCGGCATCCTCAGCGCGTTCAACCAGATTGCCGAGCAGGGCAACGCCACGCTGGCCACGGTGGCGGCGCCGGTGGGCAACGCGCTCTTCGCCACGGCGGCGGGCCTGTTCGCGGCGATTCCGGCCGTGGTCGCCTACAACTCGTTCGTCAGCCGCATCAAGGTGTTCGACACGGAGATGTCCAACTTCTCCGCGGACTTCCTCAACATCATCAAGCGTCACTTCTTCCGGTAGGCGGAGGCGACCATGGGAATGGGCGGAGGCAATCGCGGCGGTGGCCGCACCACGATGAGCGAAATCAACGTCACGCCGATGGTCGACGTGATGCTCGTGCTGCTCATCATCTTCATGGTCACCGCGCCCCTCATCCAGCAGGGCGTGAAGGTGAACCTGCCGGAGACGAAGGCCGCGCCCGTGGAGGCGACGGAGAAGAAGGTCGTCCTCTCCATCGACGCGGGCAAGAAGGTCTACATCGGCGACGCCGAGGTGCCGATGGAGGAGCTGGAGACGAAGCTTGCCGCCAACGCCAAGGTGCAGGCGGACAAGGAAGTCTTCCTCCACGCCGACCGCGACGTGCCCTACGGCGTCGTCGTGGAGGTCATGGCGGCGGCGCAGCGCGCGGGCATCAATAACGTGGGGATGATCACGGACCCTTCCACGGGGTCCAAGACGTCCAATGCCGCGTCGACCTCGAAGAAGCCGAAGGAGGCGAAGCGCTAGCCCATGCACTCCGCGGTGAGCCACAGCCTGCTCGTCAGCCGCTCCGCGCGCGTGTCGCCGTTCGTCATCGCGTCGGTGGTGGGGCACATCGCCCTGCTGCTCGCCGCGGTGCTGTATGCGCGCTTCAACAGCGCGCCCCAGGTGGACCTGACCGCGCAGCCCATCCGCGCCACGCTGGTGCGGCTGGGCAAGCCTCGGGACGCCAAGCTCCTGCCGCGCAAGGAGCAGCTGCCTCCCCCTCCCAAGAACGTGGAGGCCCCCAAGCCCGCGCCGGAGGCGCCCCCCGCGCCCTCCTCCAACGCCGTCGCGGTGCCCATCCCCGGCGTCAAGCCGGAGCCGTCCTCCGCGCCCAAGCCCACGCCCGTCAAGGGTGAGCGGGAGGGCGAGGACCGGCGCAAGCGCCTCTTCGGCGCATTCGACAAGACGGCCAAGGCGGCCCCGGACGAAGAGCCCGAGGGCGCCGAGGACGGAGACCCCGACGGCGACTCGGCCACGGCCGAGGGCGAGCGCTACTTCGGCCTGCTCCAGGTCCAGGTGCGCCGGAACTACAGCGTCGCGGACACGATTCCGGAGTCGGAGCGCATGCACTTGAAGGCCCTGGTGGCGCTGCGCCTGGGCCGCTCGGGTGAAGTGCTCGATGTGAAGCTCACGAAGCCCAGTGGGAATGACTTGTTCGACTCGGCGGTCCTCGCCGCCGTCCGCAAGGCCTCTCCCTTCTCGCCTCCTCCCGACCACCTTCGAGACGCGCTGCAGAAGAACGGCGTCAACCTGAGTTTCAACGCCCTATGAAAGCCCTGCTCCTCTCCCTCGTCCTCCTCCCGCTCGCCGCGCTCGCGCAGACGCCGACGATTGAAATCTCGGGCGCCAACTTCCGCCCGCTGCCCGTGGCGGTGCCCGCGCCGCTCGCCCAGAGCGAGGGCGCGAAGGAGAAGGCCAACACCTTCGACGCGGCCTTCACCTTCGACCTCTCCGCCTCCGGCATCCTCCAGGTGCTGGACCGCAAGAGCTTCACCGCCGACCCCAAGGAGGGCATGGCGGCCGGCACCATCACCTTCAGCCGCTGGGCGGACGTGGGCGCGGAGGCGCTGGTGAAGGTGTCGCTGGCGGACGACGCCGGCACGCTGCGCGGCGAGCTGCGCCTGTTCAACGTGGGCACCGGACGCGAGGACCTGAAGGTGACCAAGGACGCGCCGGCGAGCAACCCGTCGCTGCTGGCGCACCGCCTGGCGGACGCGCTCTACCGGCACTTCACGCGCGAGCCCAGCCCCTTCCTGTCGCGCATCACCTACGTGCGCAAGGCGGGCAACAACCGCGACATCGCGGTGGCGGACTGGGATGGCGGCAACCCCGTCGTCCTCACCAAGGGTGGCATCAACATCCTGCCCTCGCTGAGCAACGACGGCACGCAGGTGACCTACACGTCGTACCGCAAGAACCGCCCGGACCTCTACGTGCAGCGCCCGGGTGGCGAGGCGAAGATGGTCGTGTCCGACGGACAGATGATCACCGGCGGCGCCTTCTCTCCGGACGGCAAGCGCCTGGCGTACTCGCAGGCCGAGGGTGAGAGCGCGCAGATCTACGTGGCCAACGCGGACGGCTCCGGCGCCAAGGCCATCACCGACACGCCCTACGGGCTGAACACCAGCCCCAGCTGGTCGCCTGACGGCAAGCGCATCGCGTTCGTCTCCAACCGCGGTGGCAGCCCGCAGATCTACATCATGGGCGCGGATGGCTCGGGCGTGCGGCGGCTCACGTTCCAGGGCAACTACAACCAGACGCCGGACTGGTCTCCGCGCGGCGACCTCATCGTCTTCACCGCGCGCGACGAGCGCAACGCGTTCGACCTCTTCACCGTCAACGTGGAGACGGGCAAGGTGACGCGCATGACGCAGGACCAGGGCAACAACGAGGAGCCCGCGTTCTCGCCCAACGGCCGGCTCATCCTCTTCACGTCCACCCGCGCGGGGGGCACGCAGCTCTTCGTGATGACGGCGGACGGCAACAACCAGCTCCCCCTCCGGGCGGAGAAGGGCACGCTGCTGACGCCGGACTGGGCCCCCCTGGCGGACGCCCAGTAGCCAGCACCGCCGGAGCGTTGACAGGGGGCGCCTGCTCGGGTCGAGTGCCCGGGCATGAGCGCCCCCTTCCGTTCCCACTGGGGATTGGACCCCGAGGTCCGATTCCTCAACCATGGCTCGTATGGCGCGTGCCCCACCGTCGTGCTCCAGAAGCAGGCGGAGCTGCGCGCACGAATGGAGGCAGAGCCCGTCCGCTTCCTCCACCGCGAAATCGAGCCGCTGCTCGACGAGGCTCGCGCGGCGGTCGCGGACTTCGTGGGCGCGGACACGGAGGACGTGTCCTTCGTTCCCAACGCCACCGGCGGCGTCACCACCGTGCTGCGCTCACTGCGCTTCGCGCCCGGTGACGAGCTGCTCACCACCGACCACGAGTACAACGCCAGCCGCAACGCGCTGGACTTCGTCTCCGAGACCTGGGGCGCGAAGGTGGTGGTGGCGAAGCTGCCCTGGCCCGTGAGCTCGCCCGACGCGGTGGTGGACGCGGTGCTCGCGCACGTGACACCGCGCACGCGCCTGCTGCTCGTGGACCATGTCTCCAGCCAGACCGCGCTGGTGATGCCCCTGACGAAGCTCGTCTCGGAGATGCGCGCGCGAGGCATCGAGACGCTGGTGGACGGCGCGCACGGGCCCGGCATGGTGCCGCTGGCGCTGCGCTCGCTGGGCGCGGGTTACTACACGGGCAACTGCCACAAGTGGCTGTGCTCGCCCAAGGGCGCGGCCTTCCTCTACGTGCGGCGCGACCTGCAGTCTGGTGTGACGCCGCTGGCGGTGAGCCATGGCCGCAACTCCCCCCGCACGGACCGCTCGCGCCACCGGCTCCTGTTCGACTGGACGGGGACGCATGACCCCACCGCGGCGCTCTGTGTCCCGGAGGCGCTGCGAGTCATGGGCGGCATGCTCCCGGGCGGGTGGCCCGCGCTGATGGCCCACAATCGCGCCAAGGCCCTGGCGGCGCGAGCGATGCTCTGCGAGCGGCTGAAGGTGGCGCCGGCCTGCCCCGAGGAGATGGTGGGCAGCATGGCCGTGGTGACGCTGCCTCCGGGGTATCCGGAGCGCCCCGAGCCGCCCCTCTACCTGGACCCGCTCCACCTGCGCCTGTTCGACGAGCACCGCATCGAGGTGCCCGTCATCCCCTGGCCCAAGCCGCCCCACCGTCACGTGCGCGTGTCCGCGCAGCTCTACAACACGCCCGACGAGTACGTCGCGCTGGCGGATGCTTTGGAAGTGCTCTTGCGTTGAGTAGGCTCGCGCGCATGCCGCGATTCGCCACCATCGATGTGGGTACCAACTCCGTGCTGTTGCTGGTCGCGGAGCGCACCCCGGAAGGCCGCTTCGAGCCCGTCCTGGAGCGCGCCGAAATCACCCGATTGGGACGAGGCGTGGACGCCACCCGCCGGCTGTCGGCGGAGGGGATGGAGGCGACGCTGTCCGTGCTGGAGTCCTTCGCGCGCGAGGCCCGCGAGGCTGGCGCCCAGGACATCGCGGTGTCCGCCACCAGCGCCGCGCGCGACGCGAGCAACGGCCCGGAGTTCCTCGCCGCCGCGAAGGCGCGCGCGGGCGTCACGGTGGAGATCATCTCCGGACAGATGGAGGCGGAGCTGTCGTTCGCCGCGGTGCACGCGGACTTCGCCAGTGAGTCGGCCGGGCCGCTGCTCGTGCTGGACATCGGCGGAGGCTCCACCGAGTTCATCTACGGCAACCCCGCGGGCCACGTGGGCTTCCGCCACAGCTTCGACGTGGGCGCGGTGCGGATGACGGAGCGCTATGTGAGCTCCGACCCGCTCTCCGCCGAGAACCGCGCGCGCATCCAGGCGCACCTGCGCGACACGTTCAAGGCCCTGCCCCCTCCTCCGCCCGACGCGGCGCTGGTGGGTGTCGCCGGCACCGTGACGACGCTGTACGCCGTGCAGCACGCCATCGACCCGTATGTCGCGGAGCAGGTCCATGGCGGCTCGCTCTCGCTCGGCGAATTGACCGCGCTGGTGGACCGTCTCTGCCAGATGCCGGTGGAGGAGCGGCGCGCGCTCCCGGGCCTGCAGCCCAAGCGCGCGGACGTCATCCCCGCTGGCGCGCTCATCCTCCTGGAGTCGGTGAAGGCCCTGGGATTGGAGGGGTGCCGCGTCAGTGACAGGGGACTCAGATGGGGGCTGCTCGCGCATCGGTTCGGCGCGGGGGCCGCCCGGTCATGAGCACGTCCTCCGTGAGCCTCTCGCCCTCCCCATCCGCGGCACCCGCCACTCCCGCCGCGAACGCGGGCTACGCGCTGCTCATCCTCACCCTCATCAACCTGGTCAACTACCTCGACCGGTACATCGTCGCCGTCGCGCTGCCAGGCATCCAGCAGGAGTTCCACATCAACGACACGCAGGCGGGCCTGCTGGGCACCATGTTCATCCTGGTGTTCATGCTGGCCTCGCCCGTGGGCGGCTACCTGGGTGACCGGTATCCGCGTCGGCTGCTGGTCGCGGGCGGCGTGCTGTTGTGGAGCCTCGCGACGGGAGCCAGCGGGCTCGCCACGTCCTTCGCCGCGCTGCTCATCGCGCGTGCGGTGATTGGCATCGGCGAGGCGGGTTATGGCGCGGTGGCGCCCAGCATCATCTCGGACCTGTACCCGCGCGAGAAGCGCACGCGGATGCTCGCGTACTTCTACATCGCCATCCCCGTGGGCGCGGCGGCGGGCTACGGACTGGGCGGCTGGCTGACGCAGGCGTATTCGTGGCACGTGGCCTTCTTCGCGGGAGGCGTGCCGGGCCTGATTCTGGGCGCCCTGGCGTTCTTCATGCCCGAGCCCAAGCGCGGCGCCATGGATGGCCCCAACGCGGAGACGAAGCTTCCCTTCCTCGTCGGCATCAAGGGGCTGGGACGCAACGCGGCCTTCTGGGCGGTGACGGCGGGCTACACGCTGATGACGTTCTCCATCGGCGGCCTCGGCTTCTGGATGCCCACGTATCTGGTGCGTGAGCGCGGGATGCTGGCGGATGACTCCGGGTTCCGCTTCGGTGCGATTACGGCGGTGGCGGGCCTCCTGGGGACCGTGGCCGGGGGCTGGCTGGGAGACAAGCTGGACCGCAAACGCGAGGGCGGTGGCCTCTGGATGTCCGGCGTGGGGTTGATGCTCGCGGCACCGTGCATGTACCTGGCGGTCAACCTGAAGGATGTGGGCCTCACCTTCGTGGCGATTGGCGCGGCGCAGTTCCTCATCTTCCTCAACAGCGGCCCCATCAACGCCGCCATCGTCAACTGCGTGCCCCCCGCGTTCCGCGCCTTCGCCATGGGGCTGAACGTGCTGTGCATCCACCTGCTCGGGGATGCGATTTCGCCCACGCTCATCGGCAACATCGCCGACGCGTCGAGCCTCCACACCGCCATCGCCATCAACGCCCTGCCCGTGCTGCTCGGCGGCGTGGCGCTGCTCATCGGAGCACGACTGTTCCGCTCGGCCGTGCCCCGAGTGGAAGCTACCGCCTGACGGTGGCGTCCACCTGGGGCCGATACTCATCGGCCAGTCGCTCCACCTCCGAGGCCAGCCGCTCTCCATCCGAGAGCAGCAGCGACTTGAGGCGCACGCGACTGCCCAGGGTGAAGAACACGTCGATGTCCCGCCGCAGCACATCCCAGCGCTCGGCGAAGTAGAGCGTGAAGAGCGCCAGGGGCGGCACCGCGAGGAACGTCAGCCCCGCCCACGGTGCCCCGCCCCACACGCCCGCGGCGACGGTGAGCCCACCCCACCAGACGAGCGCCAGGACGAACGCGCTGAGGAACTTCACCGTCGCCTGCACGTCCAGCTCCACCTTGCGACTGGCGGCCCTGGGCACCTGGTACGGCAGCCAGAAGAGCACCAGGCCCAGCACGAACAGCGGCAGGCCCAGCACCAGCGAGAGCAGGTTCTTCACGACGAAGGGCACCACATTGCCCGGCCGGTAGACGAGCGCGAGGTCCTTGAGCCCCTCCGCGTGCACCAGGCCCAGCCGCCGACTGAAGGACGCGAGGTGCGAGCGCACCTCCTCGAATCGCTCCGGCTCCCGCGCGCGGAACAACTGCACGCCACGAGCCCACAGCCGCAGGCGCTCCGCGTCCAGCACCTGTCCTTGCTTGAAGGAATAGAGCTGCTCGGCGAGCTGCACCAGCGGCAGGTCCGCCCACTGCTCCAGGTTGAGCGTCACCGCGCGGAGTCCCTCGGCGATGCGTTCGGTGAGGGCCCGCACGGACTCGGACTCCGAGGCGGCATCCGCGGGCAGGAAGGGCGTGACGTCGATGGCGGGGCCCACGTCGATGAGGACCTCGCTGCGGAAGACGTTCTTCTCCGCATACGTGAGCCCCACGGGGACGATGCGCACCAGTGCGCCCTCCTTCGCCGCGTTCAGCGCGATGCGCGACGCGCCCGTCTTCAGCTCCGCGAGCCCGGGCTCGGAGTGGCTCTTTCCCTCGGGGAAGATGGTGATGGCGCGGCCCTGGAGCAGCGCGCCTTTCGCGGCATCGAGCGTGCCCTCGTTGCCTCCCATCTTCGAGGGGTCATCCTGCTTGCGATACACCGGCAGCGCATCCAGCCCCTTGAGCAGCCAGCCGATGACGGGCATCGAGAACAGCGGCGCCTTCGCGAGGAACGTCACGGGGCGGCGCGTGATGATGAAGACGAGCCCCGGGTCGATGAGCCCGTTGGGATGATTGCCCACGAACAGCACCGGGCCCTCCGGCTCGGGGCCCGGAGCATTCACCTTCACCCGGTAGAAGAGGCGCAGACACACCGCGACCACGGCACGGACACACGCGTAGAACACGGTGGAGACTGTACCTCACCGACTGCCCCTGCTGCTTACGGGTACCGGTCCACCACCAGGATGACGCCCGTGTTGTCCTGCACGACGGAGAAGCCCTTCATCGGGCTCGGGTACGCAACCAGTCCCTCGCCATCGCGGTCCCAGCGGGAATCCAGCAGGACGCCACAGAAGGGCACCGACATGGCGCCGCTCTCCGGAAGGAAGACGCGGTCATAGCGGCCGAACACGCGGTGCTTCGTCACGAACAACCGCCCACCGATGCGCGCCCCCGGCAGCTTCGTCTCGCCCTCGTCCCGAGGCAGCGCAATCACGAAGCTGTAGTTGTACCGGGCCGGCCCCGGGTGGTCCTGGATGGCGTCCACGATGACGGGGACCTTGTCCCCGGGCTTCAACCCCAGCCGCTCCATCTGGACGAGCGCGCCCTTGGGACAGGCGCCCTCGGGAGGCATCCACTTGGGCCGCTCGGGCTTCGCCGTCGCATCGTCGGTGTGCGCGCAGCCAGCCCCCGCCAGCAGCAGCACCGTCAACCATGGGGACATGCGCATCCGGCTCGCCTCCTCAGAATGTACCGATGCTGAAGTGGAACTGCGTCTGCGCCTCGTTGATTTCCTCGTCCGGGTTCAGGTTGAAGCCCACGTCGAACGCCAGCGGGCCCACGGGCGTCACGTACCGGAGCCCCACGCCCGCCGCGTACCGCAGTCGCTCCAGGTCCATCCGCGTCCGGTCCAGCCACAGGTTGCCCGCCTCCAGGAACAGCCCCAGGTCCACCGACGCGAGCGCGGGGAGCCGCAGCTCCGCCTTGCCCAACGTGAAGAGCTCACCGCCCTGGCTCGCCGGCACCTGTCCCGCGAGCACCGCCTTCAGCTCTCCCGAGCACCCCGACGGGCTGATGAGCGCGCGGCAGTCTCGCAGCTGTTGATGCAGCGCCTCGCGCACGTCCTCGGGCAGGACACCGTCCTCGCGGAAGCCACGGAGGCTGGATGAACCTCCCAGGTAGAACAGCTTCGAGCCGATGGTCTGCGCCCCTGTCTCCAGCGGGACGATGGTCCCCGCGCGCGCCGACAGCGCCAGACTCGCCCGTCGTCCCAGGGGGATGTAGCCACTCAGGTTGCTCGACAGCTTCACGCCGTTGATGGGGAAGGCCGGAACGGCATTGCCCGCCACGTCGGTGGGCGCCACGCTGATACCCCGCGTGAGCTCCGCGCTGCTGATGAGCACCAGGCCCTTGCGCGGATTCGCCGGGTCATCCCGGAAGTCGAGCGTGATGGACGGCCGCAGCGAGTGCAGCGCGAAGTCGCCGAACGGATAGCGCAGGCGCTCCTGGTCGGCGCGGTTGAGCAGCTCCAGCACCCCCGCGCGAGAGCGCAGCCGGTTGTTCTCCACTTCGTAGGACAGCGACACGTTGAACCAGGACGTCACCGCCCAGTCCAACGCCGCGGCCGCGGCGAACCGCGTGGACACATACGAGGGCCGGTGCACGCGCTCGGCAATCAGGTCCAGTCGCGCGCCCACCTCGAAGGGCAGGAGGAAGAACAGGCGCGGCTGGGACAGGGCCAGGTTGCCTCGGCCGCCCAGTCCACTCAGGCCCTGAAGCTCCACGTCGCAGCCCGCGGAGGCCGCGCCGCCCGACTGCTGACACGCGATGCGCCGGTCCGCGGACAGCGCCTCCGCGCTCCAGCCCGCGTAGTTCACCTTCCCGCGAGCAATCAGGCTGAGCCCCAGCCCATCGAGGTTGCGGTACGTCGTGTCCAACGTGATGCGGGGACCGTCCACCAGGAAGTAGCCACCCGAGACCTGGCCATCCAGACGGGGACGCTCATGCACCGTCACCACCACGTCCTTGGTCGGCTCGCGGCGCGCGGGGTCCGCGAGCGCGACGTCCACCTGTCGGAACAGCCCCAACCGGGCGAGCCGCCGCTGTCCCTCGAGCAGCGCATCGGGAGCAAGCGGCTTGCCCTCCTCCAGGTCCAGGTTGGCCATCACCAGGTCCGGGTCCGTGCGAGTCAGCCCCTGCACCAGCACCTTGCCCACCTTCACCTGGGGGCCCGCGTCCGCGCGGAACACCACCGTCGCGGACGTGCCGTCCTCTCCCACCGAGGACTCCGTGGTGACCTTCGCGAAGAGATAGCCCTGCTGCGCCAGCCCTCGCTCCAGCGACACGCGCGCGGCCTCCACCGCCTCGAAGCTCAGTGGCAGGCCCTTGTGCACTCCGGCCCCACCCTGCTGCGTGAGCGCCACCATGCCCTCGGGCACGCCCTCGTAGCGAATCTCCGTGACCCGCGCCTGCGGCCCTTCCTCCACGTCGAAGTCGGCCACGGCGGTCCGCGTCCGCGCGTCCACCGTCAGCCCCCGGAACGTCACCGTCGAGGACAGGAAGCCCCGCTCCCGGTACGCCTCCATCATCGACTCCGTGGCCTCCAGCCACGCCTCCTCGACGTACACCGTGGACGGGTCCGGCATCGGCTCCAGCGAGACATCCTCGCGGCCATGACGACCTTCCACGTCCAGCGGGTCGTCCTGGAGTCGGAGGTCCAGCTCGGGCTGCTGCGCGCTCGCGCGAATGCGCTCCGCCAGATGCGCCCTCAGCGTCTTCGAGCCCAGCGAGTTGTTGCCGTGGAACCGGACGTCGGAGACGCGCAGGGACTGCCCCTCGTCCACGTCGAACGCGAGCACCGCCACTTCACCATCCGGCCGCACCACCTCGCGCGAGCGCACCTTCGCGTCGTTGAACCCTCGGTGCCGGTAGAAGGACTCCACCCGCCGCGCCAGTCGGCCCGCCACCACCTCGTCGAGCGGCTCCGCGGCGTCGTGCGCCAGGACCCGCTGCAAGAGCTCCGCGGAGAAGCGATGGTTGCCATGGAAGCGAACCTGGTACTTCGGGCCCGCCGACAGCGGCACCGCCACCGAGGCGGAGTTCGCCTCCACCAGCACCGCCGGCGTCCCGACCTGCGCGCGCCAGTAGCCCTCCTCGCGCAGGAGCGTGCGCAGGTGGTCCAGCCCCGTATCCAGCCGCACCCGGTCGAACACCTCGCCCGGCCGCATCTCCAGCACCGCCAGCAACCGGCTCAGCGGCAGACCAGGGCTGCCCGAGAAGCTCACCTGACGGACACGCGTCGGCTGCCCCTCCGCGATGAGCAGCGACACCGCCACGCCATCCGTCACGGGCTCCTGCCGCGCGGTCACCTTCACCGAGTCGTAGCCCTTGCGCTGATACGCCTGGAGCACGGCCGACACCGCGCCCTCCAGTTCCTCCCCGTCCAGCGGACCGCCCTCGAGAAGACCGCTGGCCTCCAGGAGCTCCGCGTCCGACATCACCGCGTGGCCCTCGAAGCGCAGCCTGGCGAGCCGGGAAACGGGCGTCAGCTGGAACACGACGCGGACACCGCCCGGGACTTCCTCCGCCCGCGCCACCACGTCCGAGAAGCGGCCCGTGGCCCAGAGCCGCTCCACCGAGCGCCTCACCGTCCCCGACGTCAGCACCTGCCCCTTGTGCACCGCCACCAGCGCGCTCAACCCCTGCGCGTCCACTCCACCGGGCAGGTGCAGCTCCACGGCCACCACGTTCTGTCCGGAGACACCCCTGGCGAGGTCCTGGGCGAGCGAGGGGCTCGAGCCCAGGACACACAACCAGAATCCCAGCACCACCGCGGTGGTGCGGGCTACTCGACCTCCCAGCTCAGCTTCAGCTCGAGCCCGAGGTTTCCAAACGAGGCTTCGCTGTTCTCGTTGTCCCACTGGGCCTGCGCGGAAAGTCGGTCGTCGAAGCGGTACTCGGCGCGCGCCCGCGTTCCGCGCCCACTCACCGGTTGAGTCATCCCGACTTTAAGCTGCTCGGAGAGGAACTTCGACTCCAGTTGCGCGGTGGGCTCCGCTTGTCGGGTGGCGTCGTTGTAGGTAGTGGAAATCTGGAGGGACAGGTCCCTCAACACCGGATTGCTGGGAAGGAACCGCTGGACCTGCCGGTCCAGCCCCGAGACGTTGAAGAGGGCCTCGGCCGCCAGCCCGGCCCCCGCCGAGGCCGCCGTCTCCCGGTCCGACGAGGTGAACCCCAGGGTGAGCAAGGAGACGATGTCGCCTTCCACCAGCGCCGGCTCCGAGGACAGGAGGATTTGCGGGTCCGAGGGCTTGCCGAAGGCGTGGAGCTTCACCACGTACTCGCGCACCTGCGTCTGGGCCTGGACCTCGAAGACGGGCTCCAGGCTGGACGCATCCTGGAACTCCATCTGCCCCTGGCTGATGGTGAAGGGGTTGTTGCGGAAGAACGCCTGGCTGCCCTCGGCCAGCTCCACCCGGCCCAGCAGCCCTGGCCGCAGGTCCGTCCCCGTCAGCCGGATGTCTCCGAGCATCCGCGCCTTGGCCAGGTTGTTGTCCACGCGCACGTCCCCGAAGTGGACGTTCACATCCCAGATGACCCAGGGCTTCTGCTGCTCGCCTGAGACACTGCTCGCCGCGGAGGACAGCGCGGGCGAGCGCTTCTGCATGGACTTGAGCAGCGCATCCACGTCCAGCGCCTTCTGGTAGCGCATCTTGACGATGTCCAGGCCGCCCGTGACGGTGAAGCCGCGCGGCGGCCCCACCACCTGGAGCAGTCCGGAGAAGGTCGCCGGCAGGTCCTCCGTGAGGCGGTAGGGTACCTCGTCCAACTGCACCGTGAGGCCCAACCGCTGAGGCAGGAAGCGCGCGAGCCGGATGTCGCCACGCGCGGAGATGCGGCCCTCGTTGAGCTGCCCCTGCAGGTGCTCCAGCAGCATGCGTTGACCCGTCAGCTCCGCGCGGGCCGACAGGTTGCGGATGTTCACGGGCATGTCCCGCATCGCCACGCGCACCTCCGCCAGCTCCGCGCTCCCCACCACCGACGGCGCGTCCAGCGTGCCCGTCGCCTCGGCATCCACGGTGACCCGCCCCGTGGCGCGCTCCACCATCGCCGGCGCGAGCGACTCCAGCAG
This window contains:
- a CDS encoding MFS transporter, which encodes MSTSSVSLSPSPSAAPATPAANAGYALLILTLINLVNYLDRYIVAVALPGIQQEFHINDTQAGLLGTMFILVFMLASPVGGYLGDRYPRRLLVAGGVLLWSLATGASGLATSFAALLIARAVIGIGEAGYGAVAPSIISDLYPREKRTRMLAYFYIAIPVGAAAGYGLGGWLTQAYSWHVAFFAGGVPGLILGALAFFMPEPKRGAMDGPNAETKLPFLVGIKGLGRNAAFWAVTAGYTLMTFSIGGLGFWMPTYLVRERGMLADDSGFRFGAITAVAGLLGTVAGGWLGDKLDRKREGGGLWMSGVGLMLAAPCMYLAVNLKDVGLTFVAIGAAQFLIFLNSGPINAAIVNCVPPAFRAFAMGLNVLCIHLLGDAISPTLIGNIADASSLHTAIAINALPVLLGGVALLIGARLFRSAVPRVEATA
- a CDS encoding lysophospholipid acyltransferase family protein, translating into MFYACVRAVVAVCLRLFYRVKVNAPGPEPEGPVLFVGNHPNGLIDPGLVFIITRRPVTFLAKAPLFSMPVIGWLLKGLDALPVYRKQDDPSKMGGNEGTLDAAKGALLQGRAITIFPEGKSHSEPGLAELKTGASRIALNAAKEGALVRIVPVGLTYAEKNVFRSEVLIDVGPAIDVTPFLPADAASESESVRALTERIAEGLRAVTLNLEQWADLPLVQLAEQLYSFKQGQVLDAERLRLWARGVQLFRAREPERFEEVRSHLASFSRRLGLVHAEGLKDLALVYRPGNVVPFVVKNLLSLVLGLPLFVLGLVLFWLPYQVPRAASRKVELDVQATVKFLSAFVLALVWWGGLTVAAGVWGGAPWAGLTFLAVPPLALFTLYFAERWDVLRRDIDVFFTLGSRVRLKSLLLSDGERLASEVERLADEYRPQVDATVRR
- a CDS encoding POTRA domain-containing protein: MLGFWLCVLGSSPSLAQDLARGVSGQNVVAVELHLPGGVDAQGLSALVAVHKGQVLTSGTVRRSVERLWATGRFSDVVARAEEVPGGVRVVFQLTPVSRLARLRFEGHAVMSDAELLEASGLLEGGPLDGEELEGAVSAVLQAYQRKGYDSVKVTARQEPVTDGVAVSLLIAEGQPTRVRQVSFSGSPGLPLSRLLAVLEMRPGEVFDRVRLDTGLDHLRTLLREEGYWRAQVGTPAVLVEANSASVAVPLSAGPKYQVRFHGNHRFSAELLQRVLAHDAAEPLDEVVAGRLARRVESFYRHRGFNDAKVRSREVVRPDGEVAVLAFDVDEGQSLRVSDVRFHGNNSLGSKTLRAHLAERIRASAQQPELDLRLQDDPLDVEGRHGREDVSLEPMPDPSTVYVEEAWLEATESMMEAYRERGFLSSTVTFRGLTVDARTRTAVADFDVEEGPQARVTEIRYEGVPEGMVALTQQGGAGVHKGLPLSFEAVEAARVSLERGLAQQGYLFAKVTTESSVGEDGTSATVVFRADAGPQVKVGKVLVQGLTRTDPDLVMANLDLEEGKPLAPDALLEGQRRLARLGLFRQVDVALADPARREPTKDVVVTVHERPRLDGQVSGGYFLVDGPRITLDTTYRNLDGLGLSLIARGKVNYAGWSAEALSADRRIACQQSGGAASAGCDVELQGLSGLGGRGNLALSQPRLFFLLPFEVGARLDLIAERVHRPSYVSTRFAAAAALDWAVTSWFNVSLSYEVENNRLRSRAGVLELLNRADQERLRYPFGDFALHSLRPSITLDFRDDPANPRKGLVLISSAELTRGISVAPTDVAGNAVPAFPINGVKLSSNLSGYIPLGRRASLALSARAGTIVPLETGAQTIGSKLFYLGGSSSLRGFREDGVLPEDVREALHQQLRDCRALISPSGCSGELKAVLAGQVPASQGGELFTLGKAELRLPALASVDLGLFLEAGNLWLDRTRMDLERLRYAAGVGLRYVTPVGPLAFDVGFNLNPDEEINEAQTQFHFSIGTF